Below is a window of Drosophila miranda strain MSH22 chromosome 3, D.miranda_PacBio2.1, whole genome shotgun sequence DNA.
TCAATCTTTTCTAGATACAAGCTATCCGCATCGGGGTGACGACCCACCTCAATAATCTTTCCCACGCGCAGATCCAAGCGGCCGACATCAACTGGAGCCTCGGCGACAGGACTGGGCTTCTCGGCAGCAGGTTTCTTTTCCTTCACCTTTTTCTCCTTTTGTGGAGCGGAAGGGGTTTTCGCTTCACTTGCGGGTCCATTTGAAGGGGCAGCTGCTGCCGTCTTGGAGCCAGCTTCCGCCGCGGCGTCGGTGCAGAATTCTCGGGAGCCTGGGACCAATATCTGCTGCTTGCCATTTCGTAGTTCGAGTTGCACTAGCTGTGCCAGAGCCGCTTCGATTTCTTTTTCAAGTGCGGCGTTTTCCTTGATTAGCTCTTGTTTCTTGCGGAGCACGAGCTGACTTTGGATCCCGGCCATCTGTTTTCGCAAAGTTGAGATGAAAATAGAATTTCACAGAGCCCTGTAATACTTGCCTCTGACTTGAGGGAGTCAACCAACGCTGAAGCGCGTTCATTGTTTTGCACAATTTGCTGCAACGCTGCCATCTTTTTTGAAAAattattttcaaaataaattcCAATTCCGTATTTCCTGCTGACGGTGGATGTTATACGCCGCATTGTATTTCGATCAGTTCAGTGGTATTTATCGAAtatcgacggaatatcaaaaacggtatattttaaaaatgagacggtatttTTCGGTGTATTTCTGAGGgtgagaccgtatattttatcAAAGGGTCCGCGGTCGTACTGATTTTCTTGCCACCATGTCTAGCTCACTCACTTTGCCAATTTTAAACATTTCATAAAATGATCTAGTATTTTCCAGTATATTTTACTCACCCTCTTGTCCAATGCACCAATGTCGAAACCGTGTAGAAATGCCATTTAAATCCATATCCCTGATCGATTTCCATCTAAATCGAaattttttcaaaattttctggaaaaaattCATGTTAAACAGTAAATAACGGACGTTTTCCACACTGTCGCTTCCATATAAATAAAACCCGCAATTTGGCAATTACATACAAATATAGTTAATATGTAGCAAATGTAGTTCACGTGTAATTACCACGCAATGAAATTAATTTAGTAGAAATTGTTTATGAAAACTTAATTTTAACCAGTCTTGTAGGCaattgatttaataatcagATAAAACTATGACTTCAGAACTGAGGGTCTTAGCTGCTAGTAATATTCAACCGAacatcaaaaacgaggaatatgatgCAACTTGAATACAAATAGTTTgtcagtatattttgaaatttgtgACGTATTCGGTATCTTTCTGAGGGTCATCACACTGATGCAAACGAAAACAGAAACGAACTAAACTTAGTtcaactaaaaaaaaaaaacaaaagaaatatAAGCAGACGAGCACAATTTAGTAGATGGATTACGTTTATTGTGGCTCCGAAATCGGCGCCTCAGAGGATATTTTAAGTATGTCGCATTTCACCGATATGTGCATACgaatacaaacacacacgtTTGCATATGTATGCGTCTGCATTATTTAAATTGCCAAAATCAGAAAAGCTTTCTCCTTTGTTTACGTTTCAGGTGTCTACGATGGGGGAGCAGCGCGCGGCACTGGACACTTCTCCCCAAGTTTCAATGGCTTCAATATAGGCACCACCGACCCGGACTATGTGGAACTTGCCCCAGTTCTTGCCGATGGCGGGGAGCACTTTGGCGTCTCCAGTGTGGTCTTCGATGACTATGAGGAGCTGCTGTGGATGGGAAACCAGGGAGTAAGAGGAAGCTAATTGAAGCATTGATATTTCTCACCTAACGCAATGCGTAACTTCAGGGCCATGTCACCTCCTACTATACGAGTTCCATGCAAAAATATACATCATTCCAAGTGCACGCAAGCGACATAGTCCGTCAAATCGCAACCCTGGACTCGGGAGTGCTTGTGCTAACGCAGACCTCGCTGCGTCACCAAATTAGAAGAGGTCTTCCCAAGTTTACTCACAAGTAAGTGAAGAAATGTCTAAAAAGCTGAATGATTTCAATGGATCGGCTGGGATCCTTACAGATCCAATCATATGGCGGAAATGGTGTGCATGCTGCAACTATCCCCCAACCGCTTGGTTATGGCTGGGCTCCAGGAGGAGCTCATTGACTTTGACTTGCGTACGCTCAAGGAAACCCGATTGGAGCATGTGGGCGCCGCCGGCTGCACGGTTCTGCGCAAGAACTCGCGATATCTTTTTGCCGGTGATCAGTTTGGGACTGTCACGCTACGTGACTTGAACAGCTTGAGTGTGCAGCATACAATTAAAACTCATACCAATGTCCTCTCCGACTTTAGTGTGCAAGGCAACCTTCTTATCTCGTGCGGTTACAGCGGACGGCAGAACAACTTGGCCATAGATCGATTCCTCATGGTTTACGACCTGCGTATGCTGCGACTAATTTCGCCGATACAAGTTCTCATTGATCCTCAAATGCTCAAGTTCCTTCCGTCACTGACATCCCGCTTGGCCGTCGTGTCCAGCTACGGCCAAATTCAGTTGGTTGACACAGTCGAGCTAAGCGAGCCGCGAGTTTCAATGTATCAAATCAACACAAATGGCAGCCAGTGCCTCAGCTTCGACATAAGCTCCTCTTCGCAGGCGATGGCGTTCGGCGACCAGTCGGGCCACATCAACATGGTTGCGTCAGTGCAAACCCCTCAGCCGCAGTTCAATCCCTTCTCGCGCAACACCGAGTTCGCGGATGTGGTGCCGCAGCTGCCAATGGTTTCGATTACGGATACGAACTTTCCGCTGTCATCGGTCATGCTGCCCCACCTGACGACGGGTACACAGTGGTTCTCCGATTGGCCCGATGAGCTGCTGCACTATCGCTACCACAGACCCAAGACCATTGAGCCCGATGTCTTGAGCAGCATGAAAATGCAAGGACCCATTGGGTACTCGCCGAATCC
It encodes the following:
- the LOC108159051 gene encoding aminoacyl tRNA synthase complex-interacting multifunctional protein 1 — encoded protein: MRRITSTVSRKYGIGIYFENNFSKKMAALQQIVQNNERASALVDSLKSEMAGIQSQLVLRKKQELIKENAALEKEIEAALAQLVQLELRNGKQQILVPGSREFCTDAAAEAGSKTAAAAPSNGPASEAKTPSAPQKEKKVKEKKPAAEKPSPVAEAPVDVGRLDLRVGKIIEVGRHPDADSLYLEKIDCGEAAPRTVVSGLVKFVPLEEMQNRMVVVMCNLKPAKMRGVTSEAMVMCASTPEKVEVLSPPAGAVPGDLVHCEGYTRQPDAQLNPKKKIFETCAPDLMTNADLVACYKGSALHVPGKGNIVSQSLKNVNVK